The following DNA comes from Novosphingobium sp. PP1Y.
TCTGGATCGTCATGTGCAGCGAGCCAGTGATACGCGCGCCCTTGAGCGGCTTGCTCTCGCCGAATTCCTCGCGCAGGGCCATGAGGCCCGGCATCTCGGTTTCTGCGATCGCGATCTCGGTGCGGCCATATTCGGCAAGGCCGATGTCGGCGATGGCGTAATCGTGTGCGGCGGTCTGGGCGGTGGCCACGGACAGGTACTCCTGAAACGGTTCGGTTAGGTTCGACGGGGTGCCGCGCGCCTGTCCCTTGGGCATGCAGATGCAGCAACCTGAATGCGGCGTACCTACCGTTTCAGTCAGCGAGAAGCAAATATAAAGATATCTTTATATGGCCGCGTGAGTGGAGCCATTTCCTCCCGCGGCCATAGGGCCGCCGCTTTCGCGCTAGCCCCCGCTCATGCGCGGGCGGCGGGAAATCGACGATTGGAGTCTAGCGAGTGGCCAGCGCCAGCAAGGGAGCCGGCTGGCGCGAGAGCAGTTGCCCGGCCGCTTCGACCAGGGTTTCTCGGCCCTGGACCCTGACCAGACTGCGCGTCACGTCCTTGAGTTCGGCGCACGTCAGCCAGGGATGGCCGCCGCCGTACTCATTGGCCATGACCACGCTCATGCGATCGAGTGCCCGGTTCGCGCCCTTCGCCCCGTAGCGCCGCGCGAGGTCGGTCTTGAGGTCGTTGCTGGCCTCGTTCAGTTCGCTCAAGTGGTGCCGCGTGAAGTCCCCGTAATCGGCGGTGAAGTTGTCAGCGGTTGTCCGGCAGCGCAGGCCGGTGACCATCAGCATGATGTCAAGCCGGCGCAACTTCTCCGCACTGCCGTCATTGCCCGCCGCATTCGCAGGCATCGGCAAGCCGATGCAGATCGCGACGATGATGCCGACCAGCGATGCCCATAACAGCCGCCGTTCGCCGCTCGCAAAGCGATCTGACTTGCGCGTTGCCCCGAATATGTTCTCTAAAGTGCCCATTGTCTCAGTCCCCCCCGCAGGCCGAGTCCTGCATGAGACCGAGGATCACCCCGGGCGTTTACCGAGGATTGAACGGTCACCGTAAATCGAAATTTACCACGCAGAGGCGTTGCCGGAATGCCGCAGCACCCTATATCTCGCCACGTTGCGATTCACTTGCAGAATAAAGGATGCATTCCATGACCATCGCCGTTGGAGACAAGCTGCCTGACGTCAAGCTGATCAAGGCTGGCGAAAGCGGACCCGAACCGGTCCAGACCGCCGACTACTTCGCCGGCAAGAAGGTCGCGCTGTTCTCGGTTCCCGGTGCCTTCACCCCGACCTGCTCGGCCAAGCACCTGCCGGGCTTCGTCGAGAAGGCCGCAGACCTCAAGGCCAAGGGCGTCGACGAGATCGTCTGCACTGCCGTCAACGACGCCTTCGTGATGGGCGCGTGGGGCAAGGCCGCCGGTTCCGACGACGTCACCATGCTGGCTGACGGCAACGGCGACTTCGCCAAGGCCGTGGACCTGGTCATGGACGGTTCCGGCTTCGGCCTGGGCAGCCGCGGCCAGCGCTTCTCGATGGTCGTCAACGACGGCGTCGTCGAACAGCTCAACGTCGAGGCACCCGGCACGTTCGAGGTCAGCTCGGCCGAATACATGCTCGGCAAGCTCTGAAACTTTCAGAGCGATTGACGCGATCGGGGCGGCCTTCGGCAGACGAAGGCCGCCCTTTTTCGTATGTCTCACAGGTATCACCGCATGATCCGCCACGGATCACCAGCGCGTCTCGCCCAGCAGATTGGGCCGCAGTCGCCTTGCCCTGCGCCTCTCGTCCAACTAGCTAACCGGCATCAGGGACTGGAGGAGAGATAATGACACGCTCGGTAATCGTCACAGGCGGATTCGGTATACTTGGCCAGGCCGTCGCGCAGGCCTTCGCCGCGGCTGGCGACAAGGTCACCCGCATCGACTTCGCGCCCAGCGCAGCGCAGGCGATCGACGGCGCAATGGATATCGGCAGCGTCGACCTCACCGATACAAAAGCCACGCAGGCAGCGCTCGACAAGGT
Coding sequences within:
- a CDS encoding peroxiredoxin, coding for MTIAVGDKLPDVKLIKAGESGPEPVQTADYFAGKKVALFSVPGAFTPTCSAKHLPGFVEKAADLKAKGVDEIVCTAVNDAFVMGAWGKAAGSDDVTMLADGNGDFAKAVDLVMDGSGFGLGSRGQRFSMVVNDGVVEQLNVEAPGTFEVSSAEYMLGKL